A segment of the Salvelinus namaycush isolate Seneca chromosome 3, SaNama_1.0, whole genome shotgun sequence genome:
cctccagtgaggatccatggcacgaagcctccagtgaggagtcatggcacgaagcctccagtgatgatccatggcacgaagcctccagtgaggatccatggcacgaagcctccagtgaggagtcatggcacgagctctccaacgaaggccgtcagtccggagcttccagcgacgccctccagtccgaagcctccagcgacgcccttcagtccggagctgccagagtctccctcctgtccggagctgccagagtctcccgcctgtccggagctgccagagtctccctcctgtccggagctgccagagtctccctcctgtccggggtccactgcgagggtccccagtccggggtcggtggcgagggtcctcgctctagaggcgccacctaagtgggccaagccagaggtggagcggggtctacgtcccgcaccagagccgccaccgcggtgaaatgcccacccagaccctcccctataggttcaggttttaaggccggagtccgcacctttgggggggggggggggggtactgtcacgccctgaccttagttcctttgttatgtctctattttggtttggtcagggcgtgagttggggtgggcattctatgtttttgttctatgttttatatttctatgtgtttggccgagtgtggttctcaatcagaggcagctgtctatcgcctcatcccacctgtgttttgtgggtagttgttttctgttgtgtgtctgcaccagccagaactgtttcggtccttctctttgttatttttgttatttcagtgttcattaaataaatatggacacgtaccacgctgcaccttggtcctctccttccaacagccgttacagaaatagcattgtatttggtcaaacacaattttttccaacagttagCTAaaagctggcagcaagcttatgtttctgctgttagaaccagtaaaggctgctACCAAAGGCCCAGATAAATCATGCATTATTTCTGTAACAAGACCTACTGTTGAGGATTCATGTTTACACTTTTATTTGCTACTTGTAAACAACTCAAGTCAAGGGCAACTGGAACGGATTAATGCTCCTGTGTGGTGATATGAGGTAATTACTTGTGCTCAGATAAAAAGGCATGGCTGGGAGAGAGTAATAAATATAGGCATACTTgaaagagaggggtagagagaaagagagaggagggtagagaaagagagagcgagggtgtagagagagagaagaagagggggagagagagagaagaagagagggggagagagagaaaaagagggggtagagagagagaaagagggggtagagagagagagaaagagatggggtagagagagaaaaggaaagggggagagagggagacaaaaagagagagaggaagaaagagaaaaagagtgaAAGAGGGGATAAAGAGTTCTATTTTGTAGCAGGCTGAGAGGTCTCTTGTTAGCAGGGGTGCAGATGGAGGGTTGGCAGTTGAAGCCTCGAGGGTCTGGTCACAGctgcactccctctctctctcagcgggATAGAAAAGATaaccctttctccttctctctctctcccacagtctCCCAGCGTGATGAGCCTCTGAGTACAGCCCTGTGACTTCAGGCCTAACGACTGGAGCTCTCCAGCTAACCAAACAGCAATTGAAGAAACACTAAACCCTACCACAGGGTTCACCCTTCCAGTTCTATTAAAAGTGTATGGATGGGCCACTACAGGAGGGGATTTCAGGCTGGGAATTTGAGCGTGATTTCCCATGTTGGTGGTagtggtcgtgtgtgtgtgtctcacccctCTTGCAGTCAGGGCTCTGGTCGCTCTTGGCCTCACTGTTGTCGCCGTGGGATACGGTGGTGGGTTCGGGGGCTGGGCTAGTGCTGCTGCTGGTTTCCTGTTTGACGGGGGAGGAGTCAGCGATAGAACTCTGGTTACTGTTGTCGTCTGAGAaaaagaaggggagagggaagaaGACAGAAGGTTTTTACATTTGTTTAACCTTTAACTCCATTCTGGGTCCACAGGCATACACACTGACCCACACACTGGACGTTAAGCGTCCTACAGAGTTCAAAGCTGTGGAGCCGTGTTATTTACTGTGAGATATGGCCGCGACTAGATAACAGCCAATTAAATAAGGTTTGTAAATATGTAATAATGGACCGTTTGTCTGAGTTTCGCAGCTATGGACTCTGAATTGAGCTTTACCCACCATTCATGTCCATCATCCCAGGAGAAGAGCTGTTCTCTGGTGTGGTCAATTCTGACTCATTCTTCCCCTTCTTCTTCTGCAAGACAACAGACAGGGGCAGAAATACTGTTTACATACAACACAATGACGTGACATGAGTTTGAGATGCTGAGAGAATTCTATAAAAGAACTAGACACTGAACTTGAATGagactgtggtgtgtgtggtgaggtgtggtgtgtgtggtggtgtgtggtgggcTGTGTATTATGTACTTCATCTGCTGTTTTGGGCTCAGTCACTGGAACCCACTTGAAGATCCTCAGGGACGTGTCTCCAACTGTCACCCATTTCTTCTCcctggtagagacacacacacacacacacacacacacacacacacacacacacacaattatttaAAATGGTTCACTTCGATTCCATTCAATGTTCCTTTACTGATAACAGCTCTCTCAGGGcatcccacaaaacacaatacagACTAAGGTCAGTCAGaaataaacaacaacatggagacAGTCCCAGACTTTTGTTATAGAATAAAATAGTTCCTATCACTCCTGGTTTaaacccgagtggcgcagtggtctaaggcacttcatctcagtgctagaggtgtcactacagaccccggttcgattccaggctgtatcacaaccggacgtgattgggagtcccatagggcggcgcacaattggcccagcgtcgtccgggtttggccagggtaggcagtcattgtaaatatgaatttgttaactgacttgtctagttaaataaaggtaaaaacatAGGACTTTCTGCATTATAATAATAAAACAGTAATTGCAATTTTGCAATGGCAAACGTGATCCAATACAAATGTGGGCCTATTACAATTGAAAATCAAAATAGTTTTGATTCAAGGGGTACAAGTAAACATATCCATATGAAAACAAACTGAAGTAAGCTATTAGATTTTGTTTACATTCTTTCCATCTCGAAAGTTTCCTAACGGTAATTTGCAAATGGCCTTAAAAATGTTCCTATCTTTTCAATTATTTTGCAGAATTACTCTATTTCATGGAGACATGAAATAGAGTGCAGAATCTCAATTTTAATTCATAAAACGAATCAAACGAATCCACTGGTGAAAATAAATGTTGCCTTGATATAAAGTTCATAAACATAATTTTGAAGATTTGAAAAACAATTATTTATATTTGTAAAACCCTGAGACTGACTGCTTGTTCAGCAATCCACTACTCCtacgccctctctctcccagaccccaCCGCGCAATCTCTGTTCGACCTAAAGGGCGACCCAAAGCGCTTAATTTAAAACTCCAGACGGTCTAAAAACTACTTCGGCTCTAGGGCGCACTTGTCATAGTCCTGAAGTGTGTTAATTAATGATTTTCGTCGAGCCAGTGTTCTGtcggctctctccctctgccactaCAGCAGCCAGGAGAAAGGAATGGCTTCATGTGACTGCAACGAAATGGCTTCTGGGTTTAACCCACATTAAACCTTGGTGGAAAATTCTCTAGAATAATAGGGATCTCGGTTTGTAGGCTACTCGATATACCTAGCCACGCACACCACGAGTGCGCCCTGCGCACATGAGTAGAGATACTGTCCAAAATCATATTTCAATCGCATGCTCATTCGTTCTATTTCCCTCCAAAAAACGTGCAAGGCTTTTTCCCATGTTTGGTAACGAATGgtgttttttcccctctgtcTTACCATTTCCGTACTTTCTCAATCGCGGCCATAACCCGCTTGATGTCATCTTTCGCCCTGCTCCGGGTCTCGGCTCGTACGGACCTGCCCGACATTGCCGCCGTTGGAAGGCTACGAAATATTTTAAAGCTCACCGGCAGTTCTGACACAATGCAAACACACCGTACAGAGCGCACAGAGGAGACAGCGCGCTTGCGCCAAGTGGAGAGGAGCGAATATGGCCCGCTGCAGAGATGCGCCTTGTTTCCCAGCTGTAATACAGACAGCAGAACAAAGCCACACAAACTCAACTATGGAAAACTGCCTGAAGAGTCTGAAAGAATATTATAGGTAAAACAAAGGGTGGTGTTTTTTTTGCACGATAGTACTCGTGGCAAAAGTGACAATATTTTGAGAATAAAAGCGAAATTAAATTGAGTAAAGTGTCAATAAACTCAACATTTAATTGAAGAAGGATAGCGCTTCCCCAACGGGGCTCAATGAATGCCACCAAACCCCTATGGACCTTGCATAGCCACGAGGCAGGGGTTTGGGTAAAGCCCTGTCTGAGGTAATTATTAGCGGTATAAATTGGCGGTGTAAGACCCTTTTCCAGTACACAACACACGGATATTACGCAGGACTCTTCGCCCATTAAACAGCCTACATTTACATTAGGCtacttctaaacaaaataacCTTTGGGGTTTCGATTCTTGCTTGAACAGTTGCTAAGATTACATTTGTTTGTGGTCTTTAATaaataactattttggatgcagcagttgtaagctagaatgctaacgctcattGATATAGGCTGTAGCAAACTCTAGCTAAAgagccattttactggttgaagtttaaagttttttttaaatgatacagtgcattcggaaaagttttcaaaccccttgactatttccatacattgttacgttacagccttattctaaaatggataaaacaaTGTATCAATCAACAcagataccccataatgacaaagcgaaaacagttttttttttaaatttgtggaagtttattaaaaataaaaaacaaataccttagttacataagtattaagaccctttgctatgagaatcgaaattgagctcaggtgcatcctgtttgcattgatcatccttgagatgtttctacaacttgattgtcatccacctttggtaaattaaattgattgaacatgatttggaaaggcagacacttgtctatataaggtcccacagtttgcagtgcatgtcagagcaaaaaccaagccatggggttgaaggaattgtctgtagagctccaagataggattgtgttgaggcacagatctggggaagggtacccaaaacTTTCTGTAGCATTAAAGGTCCAAGAaaacagtggtctccatcattcttaaatggaagaagtttggaaccaccgagactcttcctagagctggcctcccagccaaactgagcaatcgggggagaagggcataggtcagggaggtgaccaagaacctaatggtcactctgatagagctccagagttcctctgtggagatgggagaaccttccagaaagacaaccatatctgcaacactccaccaatcaggcatttatggtagagtggccagacgaaagccactcctcagtaaaaggcatatggcagcccacttggagtttgccaaaaggcatctaaaggactcagaacatgagaaacatgattctctggtctgatgaaaccaagattgaactctttggcctgaatgctaagcgtcacgtctggaggaaagctggcaccatccctatggtgaagcatggtggtggcagcatcatgctgtggggacatttttcagcggcagggacttggagacttgtcaggatagaaggaaagatgaacggagcaaagtacagagagatcctagatcctaaaacctgctctagagcgctcatgacctcagactgggccaacggttcaccttccaacaggacaacgaccctaagcacacagccaagacaatgcaggagtggcttcgggacaagtctctaaatgtccttgagtggcccagccaaaacccagacttgaacccgatccaacatctctggagagacccgaaaatagttgtgcagcaacgctccccatccaacttgacagagcttgagaggatctgcagagaagaatggg
Coding sequences within it:
- the LOC120044799 gene encoding B-cell CLL/lymphoma 7 protein family member A-like; translated protein: MSGRSVRAETRSRAKDDIKRVMAAIEKVRKWEKKWVTVGDTSLRIFKWVPVTEPKTADEKKKGKNESELTTPENSSSPGMMDMNDDNSNQSSIADSSPVKQETSSSTSPAPEPTTVSHGDNSEAKSDQSPDCKRVKSNPSERGQRDKRDSSQTSSGEKDTSDSRKATQDPEEEAPRSKKNKQESPS